In Magallana gigas chromosome 1, xbMagGiga1.1, whole genome shotgun sequence, the sequence actatCTAAAATAATACAGTTCATATTTGTTCATCAACAAAAAACATACAGGGGTGGAAGATATCCAGTAAAAATTGCTGACTCATCATTTTGAGTTTCCTCCATACAGCTTTTTGAAAAACTGTTTTATCAGATCTATTTTCAGATCTATAATTCATTGCAAGAATACAGATTAAACCATATATAAGCCAAGATCTAAATACTGACCAAAAGGCAAATTATCATCTGGCCTGGAAATAAACTTCATGGATTATCTGTCCCAAATTCTATAGGTGCatgaagtttaaaaaacaaatcttcAACAGCATTTATAACTTTCAAAAATAGGCACCTTAAAAAAATAGtacgaaaaaaaataaacatttggaCAGATGTTTGTTCtcatttgtacaaaaaaatcaGAATCATTCAACGTGAAAAATAAACCCAGGTCTTGACACACAATTGAACCCATTCGACAACAAACCTTTAAAAGTAAAAGGGCTTTTTTTCCTCATTTACTTGATGTGACTGATAAGATGGCAGTTGAACTCGATCCTGTCGCGACACGACAGCCGACATATAACACATTTAAACGGGTCGGCGTCGTGCGAGTGGAACCCGTTGTGAAGGAGATAGAGCGTGCAGTCCTCGAACAGGATTCGGCAGTGTTCGCAGCGGTAGAGCTTTCCCGTGATGCTGTTGATATCCTGGAATTCCTCGATGCTCTGGTCGCCAGAGTAGATGCTGTCCGACTCGTTCAGGAGACTCTGCGTAACGTGGGTTGATGTATCCGGGTCAACCATGGAGGAAGCAGCTGgaaatatgtcaaaatttttattattatctggCATAATTCCACACCCCTTTCAAAATATATCTACAAAGGTGCAAAATAAagtctttttcattattatcaaATACTAATGATCATTATTTGTGGCAtccattttgataaaaaaaaatctcattatttttttattcattattttaaaccTAATTATTACAGCAggaaaatgccaatttttttttgttcttttacatattattattgttaaaaattgaCAAAGAATTCAGGAAAACTGGCTTTCCACTCATATAATGATGAAActaatgtatatgtacattgcaTTTAGCCCATTACCATTTAGGAATTACATTTCTCAAGTCACAACCTTGTTTTTCAACCATTTACTTTATCAAACTATTACacctattttttttcacttcatcCAATCCAGGTTCCTACACTTAATTTTTGGTTCCTTACCTGATTTACTGTAGCATCACAAATAAATTTCCGAGATCTTACCTGATCCGCTGTAGCGCCGCATCGGACACTTCTGTTTGCGGGAGTTTCCGGACAGCCGGCTGTGGAGGTTAGTACACTTGATCCCCTGGACTTCCTCCGAGTTGTTGTTATCCGAGTGGTCGCTGACCACGCTCGAGTCCTCCGAGTTTGGCTTGGCGCCTTGCTCCGTGTCTGGATGGACGAAGTCTGTCTCCATGTTGCCTTTCTCTGTGTCCGTTCTGTTTGTGCCTGTTGTTAAAGACAAATATAATCTTTTACTGATTGCACCCAAAAGTAAGCATACCTTCTGCTCAAACGATATCTACTCAAGAAACATAGAACTACTATCACATAATTCATTGCTTCGTGTAAAAATATTGTTCCCAAAGAAATTTAGCCCCCCCTCCCCTTTCATTTCACCCAGTTGTTAGTCGTGGAATTTAAAATTGGccgattcatttttttttctacttgatAAACAAGGAACATTCAAATAACTTGATCATAATTAATAAACATACTGTTCACAGATAACTGTTTGTATGTCtttgctccccccccccccccttcccctttCAATCTCATTGTTGATGGTTGAATTTAAAATCAGCTAAAATGTTAACGTTTAATTTAAGTTATGTTTAGAACCAGAACGATATATTACAAATGGTGAAAAACTTATAATCATGGGATATGATTTGCAGAGAAAGGAAAAGAAACACCCCCTAGTATAAAGGAGTGCTTTGCCAAATATTAACAAGGTGTGAATAGAACCCTGTCTTAGCCCCTTGTTACATTCACTCACTCACCATGTGTCTTGTTGTTGGTGTTGGGGGTGAACAGTGACCATGAGGTGATGTGACTTACCGTTTTCGAGTCTGTTGTCGAGGGTGGACAGTGACCGCGAGGTAATGTTACTTACCGTTTTCGAGTCCGTTGTCGGGGGTGGACAGTGACCTTGAGGTGTGGGAGTCGGAGCTGTACTTCCTGTCCCTCGCTGTGGTCGTGCTGACCGCTGTGTCCCCGTTATCCTGAAATATGCCAAACATATCaataatttgtaatttgtcttaAAAGTGGAATGTTTGAAAGTTGTAATACAGATCTTCTTctactgataaaaaaatattgcctttattcactttttaatatgaaattatcCTGCTCTtgacatgataaaaaaaaaaactaatttctgCAATGTATCATACAGATTAATTGTCAAATCAGACATTATAATGTTTTCTATTCATTGCATATAATATGTTCATCttaatttgagattttttttttgagatgTTCTCTATCAAATGAACATATAATTTTGAGAAGATCCCTATTCTAAGTACATCAATTTTATTCTACATTATTCAACATTATTCTATTCAATGTACTTGTAAAGGTTTTAACATGTTCCCTATTCAATGTACACAAACATGTAATTTTGAGATGTTCCCTACACAACCATTCTATACATACATTAGGGGAAGGGACGACTCCATTAGCGACAGAGGTCGTGACCTCCGCGGACTGTCTATACAGGTCCTCCTGAGGGGTAGACCGAGGGGTGTGTAAGTTAAGGCCCTCTGTTTTAATCAactataagaaaaaattaaaactaaaatatttaaaacattcccCAAAAAAATTACACTCAACATCTATTTCCTTCTAGAAACTACTACAATGCACCTCATGTTGAAATGCTACGTCAATTAGTCTAAGAGTACACGATATGGCCCTTATGGAATACCAATGAACTAAAGGCGATGAAAATAATTCCCTTGTTTTTTCCTGTGTTGTACTTAAATGGACATTAAAACCATGCAATCGAAATGCCCTTATTTTAGCTGCACTCAGTGCCACTGTGTTGTTTTCTTGCGGCcaactttttaaagatattttaccTTAATTACAATTATGAGtaattgcaatatttttataCTTAGTTATTTTGCAGAGCTTAGgtttattgaatgaataaaataaatatttgtgaaTCTAGTTCACCAAGGAATGGTTGCCATAGAAACAATTTTGACTTTTGACCTATGTTTAAATGCCCTTGACCCTAAACTGACCTTTCTCCTATCATAGAATAAAACAGATCTGAAGAAAAGAGCTATATTAGGTCATTAGTCTTGATGTCAAATAATTTGACTCTTCATTTTTTACATCatgattataaaaagaaaacagacaGAAAACAGCGAGATGACAAAACTATAGACTCCTTTAGCAAGATAGTAAAATAGCACGATATGTAATGATTACTATCATCcatcttgttttcatatatattcttgtatcATAGTTTTCTGTAATACATGATTTTCGTTATAAAAGCCTAAAATACAAGGTcgcttttcaaaataaatacaataaaataacaaaaattatattgttttcacTACTTTTTAGTTAAATAACATAGTTTTCtgtaattttcaataaatatttttggttaTACAAACCTATTATTCAAGGTCTAGAAAAACGatacaaaaataacataaaacaaaaaatattaaatattcttcgattcaaaatttttaaaaataataaataaataaataacaaaaattgaaagaaattacAAACCTGTCCTTGGGCAGCAAAAAGTCCGGCAGGGGTCGGTAAATCACCGAGGGCAGCACCAAAATGTAACGACGAAAGATTGAAGAAGGGAGATAACTGAGAGGGAAAGGGGAACCCCGGAGGCGGAAACTGATCCAGGTGGAGCTGTTCAATCTGAGGGGCGAAGCCGTCCATGGGGGGCATATTTTCCTCGTCAGTCTCTCCAGCGGACGACATGGAAGGCAGGTGTTTCATGAAGTCTGCAACGCCTGCGATTTCCGGGTGCGTAGCGAGATGAGCCTTTGCGTCCTCCCACTGCGAGAACTTTACGGGACAGATCGGACATTTGTGGAGCATCTCCATCATGTGGCGTCGCTCGTGCATGCGATAGCTGCCGTTTTGGGCAAAGGTCTGGCCGCATAGCTTACACATGTATGGTCGCTCTCCTGCAACAAATAAAAGGTTGGTCAATTCTCCCAACGTTTTAATGTTTCCATGCTCCAAATTTCCGTCAATGTTTCTTCACAACCGATCTCCCTCTATAATAATTTACTAGTCAATCCCTCCATAATAATTTACTATTGAATCAATGTCTCAATCCCCGAGTGTGATAAAATTTTCCCTATCAATGCtttctctttttattatatatgcttcaaatctaaagtcttttaaagcCACATTTAAAAAACTGAGTTACCAATGTGAACCTATACCTTTATTTTCAGTGTACACACTACCTTACCTGTGTGAACTCGTTCGTGGGTTCTGAGCGTGCCAATCTGTGTGAACGACTTCCCGCAGGTCTCGCAGCGGTACGGCCTCTCTCCGCTGTGTATGCGGCGGTGCGTGGTCAGGCTGCTGGCATTGGAGAACGTCTTGTTACACACCTTACACTGGAAGTTTGAATCCCTGTGGTCCGATTTGGATTTGGGGGTGGAGTAGTTCTGGACGACGGCTGCCACCTGGTTCTTGCTCTGATTGGTCGGTTTGTCTGGATTTAATCCAAGTTGTCTGTAATAGGAAAAAATTTGAACCAAATTATAACAATGCAATTTATATGACTTTGTGATGCTGTATTATTCCTTATCTACATTTTTGTTCAGTTACCCATTGGCAAGTAAATGTAAGTtgtatgcaataaaaaaattatctaattaaatttatacaattttgttacTCTTTTTCAATACTCTATAGTATACCATGCCcctaaattttctttttgaaattgaTTCCTGTAATCAACAACATGAACAACTTTGGGATATTCTGCAGTTACTATTACTAAcagtatactgtaaattccttatattatgcAAGAACTTGAATCCACAATCCTGCTGTTTTGAGTCGAAtagcgagaatataaaatcgcgaacaaGGAACTTTTATCCTCATTTCTTAAAGTTTTCAACCCTCAGTAAATAAtgtcaagattttaaaatctgcgaaaggtgcttctcgcgattttatgcggatattaattcctagCGTTTAATTAAGAATCTACAGTACTGTATTTTATAATTGCACAAAAATAAGGACAAGAATGCTGTCCATTATAGATGTCATTTAACTTTAAGTGCCCAGACTAGATTGTCACAGAACAAGGAACTATACAATCATGTCTTATTCTGCCAGAAGAACATGTAGCATTCAACTTACTTGTACATATTTATGAATCCttatttaaaattgcatttcGAGCATATATTGCTCTCAAATAAACAAGTGATATCTCAAAATGGATTACTCTACTTTCATAAATTGAGTATCAATTGTTTTACCTATAAAAGTAGTTGTGAgagtgtgttgggggggggcggggggggggggggggggggtgggttagGTTGGTGACCTTAATGGTCTCACACATGTGTCCGTAGACTGATCAAcgcaatatttattttcattttattttccatgGCTTCCTAATTTATACTTACATTTTCATTTGCacacttttatttgataaagttaACCAAAGAGTGAAAGAAcataaacacatttaaaaacaaCTAACATCAGTCAAAAATAAATCCAGTCAGTCAAATCGCCTGTCAGCAGGCTTGCTAATTCACAGGGAAATTTTAtcatgaccaaaaaaaattagcatGCAATATTACTAACAGCTGGTATTTAAAGCACATGTTTGGTTTCTAGTAACTCATCAAAGATTCCTGGTCATATCTAATTAACCCAGTTAATTTAATTAACCACATTTtgatagagaaaaaaaagagagagtGAGAACAAACTATTCCAAGAGTAAAAAATAGAAAGTGGAGCAATAAATCATGAgaaaataaagaacaaaagaaTAAAGATAGGGTAAATAGTCAATGATGATATACAGGTATGGAATTCAAAGGAGCGTTGACTCAATCAGAAAggttcagagagagagagagagagagagagagagag encodes:
- the LOC105324620 gene encoding zinc finger protein 271 isoform X2, translating into MSDANLMAESYAEDAMQNVATDEENKPCCKFCGKKFAQSSYIKAHMRLHTGEKPFACSFCPKRFSDCSNWKKHERIHIRQLGLNPDKPTNQSKNQVAAVVQNYSTPKSKSDHRDSNFQCKVCNKTFSNASSLTTHRRIHSGERPYRCETCGKSFTQIGTLRTHERVHTGERPYMCKLCGQTFAQNGSYRMHERRHMMEMLHKCPICPVKFSQWEDAKAHLATHPEIAGVADFMKHLPSMSSAGETDEENMPPMDGFAPQIEQLHLDQFPPPGFPFPSQLSPFFNLSSLHFGAALGDLPTPAGLFAAQGQDNGDTAVSTTTARDRKYSSDSHTSRSLSTPDNGLENGTNRTDTEKGNMETDFVHPDTEQGAKPNSEDSSVVSDHSDNNNSEEVQGIKCTNLHSRLSGNSRKQKCPMRRYSGSAASSMVDPDTSTHVTQSLLNESDSIYSGDQSIEEFQDINSITGKLYRCEHCRILFEDCTLYLLHNGFHSHDADPFKCVICRLSCRDRIEFNCHLISHIK
- the LOC105324620 gene encoding zinc finger protein 271 isoform X1, whose protein sequence is MSDANLMAESYAEDAMQNVATDEENKPCCKFCGKKFAQSSYIKAHMRLHTGEKPFACSFCPKRFSDCSNWKKHERIHIRQLGLNPDKPTNQSKNQVAAVVQNYSTPKSKSDHRDSNFQCKVCNKTFSNASSLTTHRRIHSGERPYRCETCGKSFTQIGTLRTHERVHTGERPYMCKLCGQTFAQNGSYRMHERRHMMEMLHKCPICPVKFSQWEDAKAHLATHPEIAGVADFMKHLPSMSSAGETDEENMPPMDGFAPQIEQLHLDQFPPPGFPFPSQLSPFFNLSSLHFGAALGDLPTPAGLFAAQGQLIKTEGLNLHTPRSTPQEDLYRQSAEVTTSVANGVVPSPNDNGDTAVSTTTARDRKYSSDSHTSRSLSTPDNGLENGTNRTDTEKGNMETDFVHPDTEQGAKPNSEDSSVVSDHSDNNNSEEVQGIKCTNLHSRLSGNSRKQKCPMRRYSGSAASSMVDPDTSTHVTQSLLNESDSIYSGDQSIEEFQDINSITGKLYRCEHCRILFEDCTLYLLHNGFHSHDADPFKCVICRLSCRDRIEFNCHLISHIK